A window of the Odocoileus virginianus isolate 20LAN1187 ecotype Illinois chromosome 20, Ovbor_1.2, whole genome shotgun sequence genome harbors these coding sequences:
- the TMEM190 gene encoding transmembrane protein 190 encodes MVGSGIPALGLLLLMQGSVDGNGIQGFFYPWSCEGDVWDRESCGGQAAIENPNLCLRLRCCYRDGVCYHQRPDENMRRKHMWALGWTCGGLLFLISSICLFWWARRRDMLRLPWFLKGKCDLSRTVSLLSKDRTPSEKKTPSVGSIPASAHAEGALDVSGGTEGEGTEGGEETEGGDEDD; translated from the exons ATGGTGGGCTCTGGGATCCCAGCTTTAGGTCTCCTCCTGCTCATGCAGGGCTCAGTAG ACGGGAATGGAATCCAGGGATTCTTCTATCCATGGA GTTGTGAAGGAGACGTGTGGGACCGGGAGAGTTGCGGGGGCCAGGCGGCAATTGAGAACCCCAACCTCTGCCTGCGTCTCCGATGCTGCTACCGCGACGGGGTCTGCTACCACCAGCGTCCGGATG AGAACATGCGGCGGAAGCACATGTGGGCGCTGGGCTGGACGTGTGGAggcctcctcttcctcatcagCAGCATCTGCCTGTTCTG GTGGGCCAGGCGACGCGACATGCTGCGGCTGCCCTGGTTCCTGAAGGGCAAGTGTGACCTGTCCAGGACggtctccttgttgtccaaggaccGGACCCCGAGCGAAAAGAAGACGCCCTCTGTCGGCAGCATTCCTGCCTCGGCGCACGCGGAGGGGGCCCTTGACGTCTCGGGGGGCACCGAGGGGGAGGGGACGGAAGGGGGCGAAGAAACGGAAGGGGGGGACGAAGATGATTAG